GCGTTTCCCCCGATAACACGTCACGCCCGGACGCCTATCATTTTTTTTATAGTCACCTCCGGTTCTCCTCCCATGCCCCCTCTTCCCCGCCCGGGCGTCGACCGGCTGCGTCTTGCCGCGCTGGTCGCCGTCGCGTTGCTTGCCGGCTGCACGATCACGCCGCTGCCGTCGCTGCGCCACGTGCTGACGATCCCGTCGGTCATACGCAGCGCGAATCTCGACCAGTACCGCGCGGAGGTTGCGCGGTGCGTCGCCGACCACAATCCGTCCGGCCTGTCGCGCGGAACGCCGCAGGCGATGCTCCGTTCGCTTGTCGTCGTAGCCTTCACCGTCGACGGCAGCGGCCGGCTCGTCAACGCGTCCGTCTATCGCAGCAACGGCGACAGCGAGGCGGAAGCGCTCGCGCTCGCATCGCTGCGACGCTCGGCACCGCTGCCGCCGCCGCCGTCGAAACTGCTCGACGGCAATGGCCGGCTCGAATTGATGGAAGGCTGGCTGTTCAACGACGACGGCCACTTCCAGTTGCAAAGCACCGCATCCGCGCAGGCGCAGTCGATCGACTGAAGCCGCGCCCCCGCCCGCGATTGCCGCTATGCAGCGGCGCTGGCTATAATTTTCCGCAATCGCGCGGCCATCCTCCCGCGCGCGCGTTCGCGCGCCCCACCCGGCATGCGAGCCGACCACGCCGGCACCGGGCGGCGGCGACCTATCCGTCTCCATCGTCGACCGGCGGGTGACGTCCGCGCCACGGCGCGCGTCCACACCGCCACCGCATCATCCGCTCGGCTGCTCCCGGCAGGCGTCCCGCCTGCCCGACCGCACGCTCAGCCGACCGCCCCAACGACAAAACGGAGACATCCATGTCCGCATCTCCCCCGGCCGTTGCACACGCAACCGGTTCGGCCGGCGCCGTCAGCCACCGGCGCATCGTGTTCGCGAGCTTCATCGGCACCGCGATCGAGTTCTACGATTTCTATGTCTACGCAACCGCCGCGGCACTCGTCATCGGCCCGGTGTTCTTCCCGCACGGCTCCGCGACCGCGCAGGCGCTGTCCGCATTCGTCACGTTCGGCATCGCGTTCATCGCTCGGCCGATCGGTTCGTTCCTGTTCGGTCACTTCGGCGACCGCATCGGCCGCAAGTCGACGCTCGTCGCGTCGCTGCTGGTGATGGGCGTGTCCACCACGGCGATCGGCTTCGTGCCCGGCTACGACACGATCGGCGCGCTCGCGCCGGTGCTGCTGTGCGTGCTGCGTTTCGGCCAGGGGATCGGCCTCGGCGGCGAATGGGGTGGCGCGGCGCTGCTCGCGACCGAGCACGCACCGCAAGGCAAGCGCGGCTGGTTCGGGATGTTTCCCCAGCTCGGGCCGTCGGTCGGCTTCCTGATGTCGAACGGTCTGTTCTTCACGCTCGCACTGTCGCTGTCCGACGAACAATTCCGCAGCTGGGGCTGGCGCATCCCGTTCCTCGTGAGCGCGGTGCTCGTCGCGCTCGGGCTGTACGTGCGGCTGAAGATCACCGAGACGCCCGCGTTCCAGGCCGCGCTCGACCGCAACGAGCGCGTGCGCGTGCCGGTCGCGACGCTCGTCTCGCAACACTGGCAGCCGACGCTGCTCGGCGCGCTCGCGATGGTGGTCTGCTATACGCTGTTCTACATCTCGACGGTGTTCTCGCTGTCGTACGGCGTGTCGGCGCTGCACATTCCGCGCCAGAGCTTCCTCGGCCTGCTGTGCTTCGCGGTCGTGTTCATGGGACTGGCGACGCCGCTGTCGGCATGGGCATCCGACCGCTTCGGCCGCAAGCCGGTGCTGATGGTGGGCTCGATCGCCGCGCTGCTGTCCGGTTTCGCGATGGAGCCGTTGCTCGGCAGCGGTTCGATGCCGCTCGTCGCGCTGTTCCTGACGCTCGAGCTGTTCCTGATGGGGGTGACGTTCGCGCCGATGGGTGCGCTGCTGCCGGAGCTGTTCCCGACCAACGTCCGCTATACGGGCGCGGGCGTCGCATACAACCTCGGCGGGATCCTCGGCGCGTCGATCGCGCCGTACATCGCGCAGTTGCTCGCGGCGCGCGGTGGCCTGTCGTGGGTCGGCGGCTATGTGTCGGCCGCGGCGGCGATCAGCCTGATCGGCGTGCTGCTGATGCGCGAAACCCGCCATTCATCGCTCGTCTGAGCCTCGGGGCGGCCCGGGTTGTGCGGCGGGCGGCGCTACCTATACTCGATCCTGGGAGCGCCGCCGCGCGCCCCGGGATCCGTTCGCTGAAGGAGCCGCCGCGATGAACCTCCGCCTCGACAATGCCGACCTCATCCTGATCCTGGCGCTCGCGCTGGGCGGCGCCCTGCTGCTGGCCGCACGTTTCCGGCCAAAAACCTGGCGCGGCCTCGTGTTCGAGGCGCTGCTGGCCAACCTGGCGGCCATCGCCGCGGTGGTCACGGTCGAGGCGCTGCTCGCCTGAGCCCGCGCCCCCCTTCGTCAGGCCGTCAGCGGCACGCGCTGCGCGCGATAGGCCGGACCGACCGCATCGATCGCATCGAGTGCCTGCGCGACGGACGGCGGCTCGCCCGGCTCGCCGATCGACAACGCATTCGGTGCACCGCCGACGCCGCAATGGTGGCGCGATGTCGCGACGAAAATCATCACGGTCGGCCGCTGCAGCGCGTGCGCCATGTGCACGAACCCGGTATCGACCCCCACCACCAGCGCGGCCCGGCCGATCGCCGCACCCAGTTCGCGCACCGACATCGCGGGCAGCACGACCGCGCCAGGCGCGCGCGCGGCGATGTCCTGCGCATCGTCATGCTCGGCGGCCGATCCCCACGGCACCAGCACCCGCACGCCACGCGCCATCATCCGCGTGGCCAGCGCGGCCCAGTGATCGGCCGGCCATTTCTTGTC
This window of the Burkholderia cepacia GG4 genome carries:
- a CDS encoding energy transducer TonB family protein, with product MPPLPRPGVDRLRLAALVAVALLAGCTITPLPSLRHVLTIPSVIRSANLDQYRAEVARCVADHNPSGLSRGTPQAMLRSLVVVAFTVDGSGRLVNASVYRSNGDSEAEALALASLRRSAPLPPPPSKLLDGNGRLELMEGWLFNDDGHFQLQSTASAQAQSID
- a CDS encoding MFS transporter, which translates into the protein MSASPPAVAHATGSAGAVSHRRIVFASFIGTAIEFYDFYVYATAAALVIGPVFFPHGSATAQALSAFVTFGIAFIARPIGSFLFGHFGDRIGRKSTLVASLLVMGVSTTAIGFVPGYDTIGALAPVLLCVLRFGQGIGLGGEWGGAALLATEHAPQGKRGWFGMFPQLGPSVGFLMSNGLFFTLALSLSDEQFRSWGWRIPFLVSAVLVALGLYVRLKITETPAFQAALDRNERVRVPVATLVSQHWQPTLLGALAMVVCYTLFYISTVFSLSYGVSALHIPRQSFLGLLCFAVVFMGLATPLSAWASDRFGRKPVLMVGSIAALLSGFAMEPLLGSGSMPLVALFLTLELFLMGVTFAPMGALLPELFPTNVRYTGAGVAYNLGGILGASIAPYIAQLLAARGGLSWVGGYVSAAAAISLIGVLLMRETRHSSLV